Proteins from one Hoplias malabaricus isolate fHopMal1 chromosome 2, fHopMal1.hap1, whole genome shotgun sequence genomic window:
- the LOC136686685 gene encoding B-cell receptor CD22-like isoform X1 — protein sequence MMSHRLAPPLPVIFLLINVGASGAKWSVTYNQQEICALKGSTVFMNGSYTHPDGLTVTEAFWINTVKGVEKPDLSKESDYSGRVEYFTDEQKHFSLKLSNVEKKDENVYYLRIKANPDFHKWLGKPGVNLKVTELRVETPGAVTEGGAAVLKCVTTCSLTAPTFIWYKNGHPLTTKTTINNQLHLQPVSSEDAGSYSCAVNEYPSPEHYLRVKYPPKNISVSYSSCGEIVADSSVILTCSSDAYPPVENYTWFKKGGVSPVGSGHSYRPLQSGSYYCEARNEYGAQRSAPVSVLNGDSTAGLSVILYVVVGVSLSVNALLLTVMFWRRGKRRNRTPDRADNTNTATSGQDNTYTALQPKIRFSDDVYHTVATLNKPQ from the exons ATGATGTCACACAGACtggctcctcctcttcctgtgATCTTTCTACTGATTAATGTGG GGGCTTCTGGAGCAAAGTGGAGTGTCACATACAACCAACAAGAAATATGTGCTTTAAAAGGGTCCACAGTGTTTATGAACGgctcttacactcacccagatGGTCTTACAGTGACAGAGGCTTTTTGGATCAACACAGTTAAGGGTGTGGAGAAACCTGATCTGAGTAAAGAGTCAGATTACTCAGGAAGAGTGGAGTATTTTACTGATGAACAGAAACACTTCTCCCTCAAACTGAGTAATGTAGAGAAGAAGGATGAAAATGTTTATTACCTCAGAATCAAAGCAAATCCAGACTTTCATAAATGGCTGGGTAAACCTGGAGTTAATCTGAAGGTTACAG AGCTCCGTGTAGAAACTCCTGgagcagtgacagagggaggagcAGCAGTTCTGAAATGTGTAACCACCTGCAGTCTGACTGCCCCAACATTCATCTGGTACAAAAATGGACATCCTTTAACCACAAAGACCACCATCAACAACCAGCTCCACCTGCAGCCAGTCAGCAGTGAGGATGCAGGCAGTTATAGTTGTGCTGTAAACGAATATCCTTCCCCTGAACACTATCTCAGAGTGAAAT ATCCTCCAAAGAATATCTCAGTGTCCTACAGTTCCTGTGGTGAAATAGTGGCGGACAGTTCAGTGAttctgacctgcagcagtgatgcttATCCACCTGTGGAGAACTACACCTGGTTTAAAAAAGGTGGGGTCTCACCTGTAGGATCTGGACACAGTTACAGGCCTCTACAGAGTGGATCCTACTACTGCGAGGCTCGTAATGAATATGGAGCTCAGAGATCAGCTCCAGTTTCTGTGTTAAATGGAGACTCAACTG cagGTCTCTCTGTAATTCTGTACGTAGTTGTTGGGGTCAGTCTCAGTGTCAATGCATTGCTGCTTACTGTAATGTTCTGGAGGAG AGGCAAGAGGAGAAACAGAACCCCAGACCGAGCTGACAATACG AACACTGCCACTAGTGGTCAGGACAATACATACACAGCTCTCCAGCCCAAAATCAGGTTCTCTGATGATGTTTACCACACAGTGGCA acGCTAAATAAACCACAGTGA
- the LOC136686685 gene encoding B-cell receptor CD22-like isoform X2: protein MMSHRLAPPLPVIFLLINVGASGAKWSVTYNQQEICALKGSTVFMNGSYTHPDGLTVTEAFWINTVKGVEKPDLSKESDYSGRVEYFTDEQKHFSLKLSNVEKKDENVYYLRIKANPDFHKWLGKPGVNLKVTELRVETPGAVTEGGAAVLKCVTTCSLTAPTFIWYKNGHPLTTKTTINNQLHLQPVSSEDAGSYSCAVNEYPSPEHYLRVKYPPKNISVSYSSCGEIVADSSVILTCSSDAYPPVENYTWFKKGGVSPVGSGHSYRPLQSGSYYCEARNEYGAQRSAPVSVLNGDSTGLSVILYVVVGVSLSVNALLLTVMFWRRGKRRNRTPDRADNTNTATSGQDNTYTALQPKIRFSDDVYHTVATLNKPQ, encoded by the exons ATGATGTCACACAGACtggctcctcctcttcctgtgATCTTTCTACTGATTAATGTGG GGGCTTCTGGAGCAAAGTGGAGTGTCACATACAACCAACAAGAAATATGTGCTTTAAAAGGGTCCACAGTGTTTATGAACGgctcttacactcacccagatGGTCTTACAGTGACAGAGGCTTTTTGGATCAACACAGTTAAGGGTGTGGAGAAACCTGATCTGAGTAAAGAGTCAGATTACTCAGGAAGAGTGGAGTATTTTACTGATGAACAGAAACACTTCTCCCTCAAACTGAGTAATGTAGAGAAGAAGGATGAAAATGTTTATTACCTCAGAATCAAAGCAAATCCAGACTTTCATAAATGGCTGGGTAAACCTGGAGTTAATCTGAAGGTTACAG AGCTCCGTGTAGAAACTCCTGgagcagtgacagagggaggagcAGCAGTTCTGAAATGTGTAACCACCTGCAGTCTGACTGCCCCAACATTCATCTGGTACAAAAATGGACATCCTTTAACCACAAAGACCACCATCAACAACCAGCTCCACCTGCAGCCAGTCAGCAGTGAGGATGCAGGCAGTTATAGTTGTGCTGTAAACGAATATCCTTCCCCTGAACACTATCTCAGAGTGAAAT ATCCTCCAAAGAATATCTCAGTGTCCTACAGTTCCTGTGGTGAAATAGTGGCGGACAGTTCAGTGAttctgacctgcagcagtgatgcttATCCACCTGTGGAGAACTACACCTGGTTTAAAAAAGGTGGGGTCTCACCTGTAGGATCTGGACACAGTTACAGGCCTCTACAGAGTGGATCCTACTACTGCGAGGCTCGTAATGAATATGGAGCTCAGAGATCAGCTCCAGTTTCTGTGTTAAATGGAGACTCAACTG GTCTCTCTGTAATTCTGTACGTAGTTGTTGGGGTCAGTCTCAGTGTCAATGCATTGCTGCTTACTGTAATGTTCTGGAGGAG AGGCAAGAGGAGAAACAGAACCCCAGACCGAGCTGACAATACG AACACTGCCACTAGTGGTCAGGACAATACATACACAGCTCTCCAGCCCAAAATCAGGTTCTCTGATGATGTTTACCACACAGTGGCA acGCTAAATAAACCACAGTGA